Proteins encoded in a region of the Balaenoptera ricei isolate mBalRic1 chromosome 19, mBalRic1.hap2, whole genome shotgun sequence genome:
- the ZNF428 gene encoding zinc finger protein 428 isoform X2 yields the protein MTETREPAETGGYASLEEDDEDLSPGPEHSSDSEYTLSEPDSEEEEDEEEEEEETTDDPEYDPGYKVKQRLGGGRGGPSRRAPRAAQLPGPPAQPCQLCGRSALGEAPPGTPPCRLCCPATAPQEAPAPESRALGEEEEEPPRAGEGRPAGREEEEEEEEEEEGTYHCTECEDSFDNLGELHGHFMLHARGEV from the exons ATGACAGAAACCCGTGAGCCAGCTGAGACTGGGGGCTACGCCAGCCTGGAGGAAGACGATGAGGACCTCTCTCCAG GCCCCGAGCATTCCTCTGACTCCGAATATACTCTCTCAGAGCCGGACTCCgaagaggaagaagatgaggaggaggaggaagaggagaccaCTGACGATCCCGAATATGACCCCGGCTACAAGGTGAAGCAGCGCCtgggggggggccgggggggcCCATCCCGCCGGGCCCCCCGTGCAGCCCAGCTCCCgggccccccagcccagccctgccagctCTGTGGCCGCTCAGCCCTTGGGGAGGCCCCACCGGGCACCCCGCCTTGCCGGCTCTGCTGCCCCGCTACAGCCCCCCAGGAAGCGCCAGCTCCTGAAAGCAGGGCCctcggggaggaagaggaggagccgCCTCGGGCTGGGGAGGGCcgaccagctgggagggaggaggaggaggaggaggaagaggaggaggagggcaccTACCACTGTACCGAGTGCGAGGATTCCTTTGACAACCTCGGGGAGCTGCATGGGCACTTCATGCTGCATGCGCGGGGTGAGGTGTAG
- the ZNF576 gene encoding zinc finger protein 576 isoform X1: MSPGRRQAKAGVSVTMEDRHPKEAMEQQDSSKERRPQSPGGDICHLGALQCTRCLITFADSKFQERHMKREHPADFVAQKLQGVLFICFTCARSFPSSKALITHQRSHGPAARPSQPAVPTTTPPTFPCPDCGKTFGQAASLRRHRQAHEAHPLPGPFACTECGQDFAQEAGLHQHYIRHARGEL, from the exons ATGTCTCCCGGAAGGAGGCAGGCTAAAGC AGGGGTCTCAGTCACCATGGAGGACCGGCACCCCAAAGAGGCCATGGAGCAGCAGGATTCGTCCAAGGAGAGACGTCCCCAAAGTCCGGGAGGTGACATCT GCCACTTGGGGGCCCTGCAGTGCACCCGCTGCCTCATCACCTTCGCAGACTCCAAGTTCCAGGAGCGTCACATGAAGCGGGAGCACCCAGCGGACTTCGTGGCCCAGAAGCTGCAGGGGGTCCTCTTCATCTGCTTCACGTGCGCccgctccttcccctcctccaaggCCCTGATCACCCACCAGCGCAGCCACGGTCCAGCGGCCAGGCCCTCCCAGCCGGCTgtgcccaccaccaccccacccaccttcccctgtCCTGACTGTGGCAAGACCTTTGGGCAGGCCGCTTCTCTGAGGCGGCATCGCCAGGCGCACGAGGCCCACCCCCTTCCTGGCCCCTTCGCCTGCACTGAGTGCGGGCAGGACTTTGCCCAGGAAGCAGGGCTGCATCAGCACTACATCCGGCATGCCCGGGGGGAGCTCTGA
- the ZNF428 gene encoding zinc finger protein 428 isoform X1 yields the protein MEHPSLPADILHQRTCGRRVAVESWPGRDTAQLLLCSCLLSPPLAMTETREPAETGGYASLEEDDEDLSPGPEHSSDSEYTLSEPDSEEEEDEEEEEEETTDDPEYDPGYKVKQRLGGGRGGPSRRAPRAAQLPGPPAQPCQLCGRSALGEAPPGTPPCRLCCPATAPQEAPAPESRALGEEEEEPPRAGEGRPAGREEEEEEEEEEEGTYHCTECEDSFDNLGELHGHFMLHARGEV from the exons CATCCCTCTCTACCTGCTGACATCCTGCATCAGAGGACTTGTGGCCGACGTGTGGCTGTGGAAAGCTGGCCAGGGAGGGACACTGCCCAGCTGCTGCTCTGCTCCTgtctcctgtcccctcccctggcCATGACAGAAACCCGTGAGCCAGCTGAGACTGGGGGCTACGCCAGCCTGGAGGAAGACGATGAGGACCTCTCTCCAG GCCCCGAGCATTCCTCTGACTCCGAATATACTCTCTCAGAGCCGGACTCCgaagaggaagaagatgaggaggaggaggaagaggagaccaCTGACGATCCCGAATATGACCCCGGCTACAAGGTGAAGCAGCGCCtgggggggggccgggggggcCCATCCCGCCGGGCCCCCCGTGCAGCCCAGCTCCCgggccccccagcccagccctgccagctCTGTGGCCGCTCAGCCCTTGGGGAGGCCCCACCGGGCACCCCGCCTTGCCGGCTCTGCTGCCCCGCTACAGCCCCCCAGGAAGCGCCAGCTCCTGAAAGCAGGGCCctcggggaggaagaggaggagccgCCTCGGGCTGGGGAGGGCcgaccagctgggagggaggaggaggaggaggaggaagaggaggaggagggcaccTACCACTGTACCGAGTGCGAGGATTCCTTTGACAACCTCGGGGAGCTGCATGGGCACTTCATGCTGCATGCGCGGGGTGAGGTGTAG
- the ZNF576 gene encoding zinc finger protein 576 isoform X2, which translates to MEDRHPKEAMEQQDSSKERRPQSPGGDICHLGALQCTRCLITFADSKFQERHMKREHPADFVAQKLQGVLFICFTCARSFPSSKALITHQRSHGPAARPSQPAVPTTTPPTFPCPDCGKTFGQAASLRRHRQAHEAHPLPGPFACTECGQDFAQEAGLHQHYIRHARGEL; encoded by the exons ATGGAGGACCGGCACCCCAAAGAGGCCATGGAGCAGCAGGATTCGTCCAAGGAGAGACGTCCCCAAAGTCCGGGAGGTGACATCT GCCACTTGGGGGCCCTGCAGTGCACCCGCTGCCTCATCACCTTCGCAGACTCCAAGTTCCAGGAGCGTCACATGAAGCGGGAGCACCCAGCGGACTTCGTGGCCCAGAAGCTGCAGGGGGTCCTCTTCATCTGCTTCACGTGCGCccgctccttcccctcctccaaggCCCTGATCACCCACCAGCGCAGCCACGGTCCAGCGGCCAGGCCCTCCCAGCCGGCTgtgcccaccaccaccccacccaccttcccctgtCCTGACTGTGGCAAGACCTTTGGGCAGGCCGCTTCTCTGAGGCGGCATCGCCAGGCGCACGAGGCCCACCCCCTTCCTGGCCCCTTCGCCTGCACTGAGTGCGGGCAGGACTTTGCCCAGGAAGCAGGGCTGCATCAGCACTACATCCGGCATGCCCGGGGGGAGCTCTGA